One Temnothorax longispinosus isolate EJ_2023e chromosome 8, Tlon_JGU_v1, whole genome shotgun sequence genomic region harbors:
- the LOC139818232 gene encoding uncharacterized protein: MLFNLMPLVDKEIEKLVTEGILEKVNTSSWATPVVPVLKKNNTVRLCGDFSVTLNKHLVVDEHPLPTIDELFSTLAKGEKFSKIDLKQAYLQMEIHPSDREMLTLNTHRGLYKSTRLLEKKAGKEVPFVWSPTCETAFIAAKKAFTNNEILAHYDPKLPLIVACDVSSYGVGAVLSQKYPEGNERVIQYASQSLSHTQRKYAQIDKEAYAIIFVIKKCHQYLYGSFKYDIKYKDTKSHANADALSRLPMKPEDTYTRDVVDDYEINTIELLPITFKDLIRPLGCTNRRQARRLPSQQLRRHHPDAAKQRQQRAQAVTAGRKREASEPIEMNGM; this comes from the exons atgcTATTCAATTTGATGCCTTTAGTTGATAAAGAAATCGAGAAATTGGTTACAGAGGGCATATTAGAAAAAGTTAATACATCATCTTGGGCAACCCCAGTGGTGCCAGTactaaaaaagaataacacaGTACGGTTATGCGGTGATTTTAGTGTCACGTTGAACAAACATCTAGTTGTTGACGAGCATCCCTTGCCCACTATTGATGAACTATTTAGTACGTTAGCGAAAggtgaaaaattttcaaaaattgatttgaaaCAAGCATATTTACAGATGGAAATACATCCATCAGATAGGGAAATGCTGACTTTAAACACTCATAGGGGATTATACAAAAGTACGCG ACTGTTGGAAAAGAAAGCCGGGAAAGAGGTGCCTTTCGTATGGTCTCCAACTTGCGAAACAGCGTTTATAGCAGCAAAGAAAGCATTTACTAACAACGAGATCTTAGCGCATTACGATCCAAAACTACCCCTAATAGTAGCTTGTGACGTTAGCTCGTACGGCGTAGGAGCAGTGCTTTCGCAAAAATATCCGGAAGGGAACGAAAGAGTAATTCAATACGCCTCGCAGTCTCTATCACATACACAAAGGAAATACGCACAAATAGACAAAGAAGCATACGcgattatatttgtaataaaaaagtgtCATCAATACCTTTACGGGA GTTTCAAATACGATATCAAGTACAAAGATACAAAATCGCATGCGAACGCGGATGCTCTGTCGCGGCTTCCGATGAAACCGGAAGATACGTACACTCGCGACGTGGTGGACGATTACGAAATAAATACGATCGAGTTGTTACCAATtacatttaaagatttaat CCGTCCGCTGGGCTGCACCAACCGACGACAAGCCAGGCGGCTACCGAGCCAACAGCTGAGGCGCCATCATCCAGATGCAGCGAAGCAGCGGCAGCAGCGAGCCCAGGCGGTGACAGCGGGGAGGAAGCGCGAGGCCAGCGAGCCGATTGAAATGAACGGCATGTAA